Genomic DNA from Hypanus sabinus isolate sHypSab1 chromosome 14, sHypSab1.hap1, whole genome shotgun sequence:
AGCAAAGACAAAGAGAAACTGAGGAGCAAAAATTGCGTGAAGAAGAGCAGAGGCAAAGAGAAATAGAAGAGCAAAAATTATGTGAAGAAGAACAGAGACAAAGAGAAGTAGAAGAACGAAAATTGCGTGAAGAAGAACAGAGACGAAGAGAAATAGAGGAACAAAAATTATGTGAGGAAGAACAGAGACAAAGAGAAATAGAGGAACAAAAATTACTTGAAGAGCAGAGGCAAAGAGAAATAGAGGAGCAAAAATTACGTGAAGAACAGAGACAAAGAGAAATAGAGGAGCAAAAATTACGTGAGGAAGAGCAGCGAAGAGAAATAGAAGAACAAAAATTGCATGAAGAACAGAGACAAAAAGAAATAGAAGAACAAAAATTGCATGAAGAAGAACAGAGACAAAGAGAAATAGAGGATCAAAAGTTACGTGAGGAAGAACAGAGACGAAGAGAAATAGAGGAGCAAGAATTGCGTGAAGAACAgaaacaaagggaaatagagcaaAAACTACACAAAGAAGAGCAGAAGCAGAGAGAAATGGAGGAGCAAAAACTTCGTGAAGAAGAGGAGAAGCAAAGAGAAACTGAAGAGCAAAAATTACAAGATGAAGAAAAGAGACAAAAATTAGAGGGGGGGAAATTAAGCAAGGAAGAGCAACAGTGTCATGAACTAAAAAGGGAAAATGTTTGTCATTTTGAGGAGGGAGTAGGTGAAGAAGTGAAACAAAATAGGGAACTAGAAAAGCAACATCATGAGAAAGTGAATTTGAaaacagaaaaagaagaaaaatgttTGGAGACAAAAGAGATGTTTCAAAGCGAAGAGAAAGGAAAATTGCATTTTAGTGCTGCTGGAAACAAACAATCTAATGAAGAAGCACAACGAAAAGATTTGGAAAAACAATGTCAACATAAGGTTAAACGGCAGTCAAATTTGCAGAATACACAAAGCGAAGATGAAGAGAGGCAAAATGATGACAAAGTGATAAGTAAAGAAGAGCAACAATCCCTTCAGGCACTGGAAGAGCAGCAACGTAGAGAAGAACTTAGATGGAAGGAGCTGGATGAAAGACAAACTACATCACAGCCATTTTCATTTCAAGTTGCTTCCGGAGAGAAGCAAATCATCTTTCCAAAAGTTAATCTGACTCCTGTGACACATCCAAGAAAAACTACACCTTCATTAGAAACTGCTGTTTTACATTCTTCTCCAAAGTCAAGTAAAGGTCTCACCTCTTCAAGTTACGTTCCTCACACAGCCATTCTAGTCACTGGAGCTCAGCTTTGTGGTACTGCTGTTGAtctgaaacagattaaagatacCGCCTGTAAGTCATTGCTTGGTTTTTCAGAAGAGAAGAAAACTGTTGATTTGCCATTTATTGACAAAGGAAGTAAGTCAGCTCCTGATATGAGGAGCAGAATAGGAAAGTTGAAATTCAATGCAGGACAATCACTTGATGAGTCGAGAGCTTTAAATGAGTGGGCTACCATTAGGGCTAAAATTCTTAAAAGTTCAAATGAAAGACTGCAAGAAAAGGAAAGGAGAGTCCATGGCAGACTTAGTGATGATTGGACTACATGCAAAGTACCAAGTGCCCATGGCAGTTTGAGAAAAACATTATCTGCTAACGCAAAATTTTCAATAACACCCGCATGGCAGAAATGGGCAGATGGCAATAAGGTTAATGATAGTGTTAAAGGAAATATATTTCACGAAAAGGAGAAGCAAAATACTCCTGGTGAAAATGTGCCTGTGGCTAACTCCATAATGGATTCTTCTGAACCCAGCAGGTCTTTGACATCCAGAGATATTGACCAGGATGTAACCATAGACTTAAAAGATGGTTCACAGTCAGAAAATCACAGTATTAGGATAACAGATGCTGCTGAGGGCTGCAAGTTTGCCAAAGATCTTCCATCATTTTTAGTTCCAAGTCTTCCTGCAACACCAAGGGAAGAACGTTCACCGCCACAAGCTCAGCTTCCCAATGGTAACCGAACAGCAGCAAATGTGATCTCCCAAACTGAGGGGATGATGGATACATCACCATTTGGGATAAAATTACGGAGGACCCACTATTCCCTTCGGTTCCACTATGAGCAGCAAGGGGAacagaaaagaaagaagagattCAGTGCTGGAGATAGTATGGGCAGCATTCCAGCCTTCCTAGCTGCAAAAGGCAAAGAAAGTGAATCATGCACTGTTTCTGGTAAGCAAAGCTCTTGTACCACGAATAATAAGAATAGTAACATTTTGAAAGACAGCTTAAGTAGTATTTCAGACATTTCACAGACCGGGATTACACACCTAAGTAGTGCTGATGTGGCAAAACATATTAAAATTAAACTTGCCGCACTTTCGAATGAGAAACTTTCATCAAGGCCACAAACATCTCAAAAGCCAGCTTTAACACCTACGCCTACACAGTTCACTGCACCTCCATCCCCTCACAGTACCTTAAACAAGACAGACTTTATTGACATTGCCGATCACAAAAACACAAAGTCTTCACTTGATTCAGATATGACAGAAGAAGATGAGAAGAATGGTACCTCAGTGCAAACATGCAGATtaaagaatgaagaagaaacaaAAGATAAAAAATCTCTTTTCCCATCCATCAACCTTCCATGGAGGGCAGACAAAAAAACAGACTCCATTCAGAAAGGTAGGCAAAGTGTGAACTTGTTGCAAACATTTTGATTCCATTCTGCTCTATTAACAGTGGTAAGATATTCCCCTTATTTAAGAGGCTCTGCTTTTCAATTCCTCAACATTGAATGATTAAGGAAATTTAAAGTTTGCATTTACAAAACATCTTTTATGTCCCTTAGTCCCCAACTGCCTGAAAGCACCATACAACCAAGTAAGTCCTATGCTATCAAACTTAGTCATTATAAGAAACATGGCTATCAGATTGTGCACACCAGGTAGTTTGATTTTAGGTACTATCTGATTTAATTGAAATAGTACTACATGATCTTTCACATTTTCTTGAGAGAGCATATTAGACCTAAATTTAAGGTGATCTCCAAAAAGTGCTATTGCCAACAGGGCAGCATTCTGTCCATAATGGACTGAAATTACCTTTATTTTGTCCCACGATGAGGAATCTAGTGAATTACTTTTGTATTATTTCTATGCACCCACATCTTGGGACTTACTTATGAATTTAACTCTATAGGAATTTAAATGGCAGGTTTGGTAATAAATGGCAGGTTAAATGGCAGGTTTGGTTGATTGGCCAATTAGTTAATTAACAACAGGCAATAAAAAGAAGGTAAGGCCAACTGGAGCCACCTTTGTGAGAATGGGCCAAGCTGAGGCTTTGGCTCAGGTGTTAGGAGTGAGAGTGGATCTTTAAAAATTGTGGTGAAGAAGCACAGGATAGGACAGGTCCAATAATCTAGAAAAGAGCTGATTTTGGGAAAATTAAGAAAGATCGAGCAGAAGGTGATTTTGGGTTAGTCTATGTGAAGGGAAAAGAATAAGTAACAAGTGGAGAACTTTAAAGGGTGTGATTGATGTCAAGTGTCCAGGAGCAATATTTTTCTGTTAGGTTGAAGGGAAGCCTTGGCTGACGCAGAATATTGGGGCTCTGGTCAAGAAAAAGTTAATCACTGGTAAAGCTCCTGAAGACTAGAAGGTGGTTACtgttattccattgtttaagaagagTAGGAAGGACAATTATTGGAACTATAAGTCAGTAAGGCTGATATCAGTAGTGGATATGTTATTGTAGGGAATTCTGACTGACAGGATCTACTAGTGTAaacccctgggtcacctcaggctcgctcagctcgttctcgtcttgggggagcagccttcggccccgccaaactgggtaatcagctggtgtggatgctgtgtgatgtccccgcctcgccccaaaacagacagtacaccataagcgattaaatgagtacaatttataaaggttactataactaagtgattaataacgatacagtatatatgaagagaaaaaataaagaaaagacaccaaacttaccaaggtccaaaccactttgtgcacaaccgttggagctcaattactgaagtcttctggccaccattcgatcccctccgaactcctcgactcgcagctcaggaccatctgagtggtcaaccaagcacatctatcttcatccccccctcctcagagtacctactggcctcggacccccgcttggggtccgttcctcgcccagcttacagcattgcgtcctctctctcaaccccctcgcgccaatctgcccaaaagcccgtcaacaaaagcttacagactcagaagaaagaacatttatccccaattggtttacaaaggaatacaattctcccagcactctctcgcaacaaagaagcattcctgctagttaacaaaacaaagaagcccttttaattacatacacagtaacaaagaaaaaagaagaaaccccctttacactagtATTTGTATATATGTTCTGATTAGGTGGAGTCAACATACCTTTGTGCATGGGAAGTTATGTTTGATGAATTTTTTATTAAGAGGTAAATAAAAGGTAGGCACAAGTAGGGTAGTGGACATTATCTATTTGGGCTTTAACAAGACCTtcaacaaggtcctgcatggtagTCTGGTATGGATGGGTAGATGCCATAGAATCTAGGGAGGGTTCATCTGGAGGATTCAAAATTGCCTTGGAGGCAGGAAGCAGAAAATGATAGATGAAGTTCATTTCtcagaatggaggcctgtgatgaGCGGTGTGTTACAAAGACCCCCTGCATTTGGGCCATGTGCTATTCTTGCATCAAGCAGGAGATGCACACCAccaagtttaggaacagttattaaactacaaccatcaggctcccgaactgCTCTGGATTACTTCAATCACAGTGATTttatgacctacagactcactttcaggaactctTTGCAATTCATGTTCGGAGTTTTTTTTTCACACCTTGTTTTCTTTTGTATATTAGATGTCAGTCCTCCTCTGTTTCATACAAGTTTTCCTCTGTAGGTCACATTTGCACGG
This window encodes:
- the cracd gene encoding capping protein inhibiting regulator of actin dynamics isoform X1, coding for MDSTKGNSEVDGSSRSALEECTQQEIQLPGLGFKVPTPRSSRPTSTLPSASSGGTIESINLDAVPQSLSRLDNSAARHKLSVKPRNQRVSKKRGRLARDMQNVIVHEVECELEEKVQIHVENGQQHFKTVEGGKKEEKRHQNDEEQRCREDAKKYKWQEEDQTQYEFAEQKRLEEGQQQEGQKIREEEWRCREVEKQKLCEEEQRQRETEEQKLREEEQRQREIEEQKLCEEEQRQREVEERKLREEEQRRREIEEQKLCEEEQRQREIEEQKLLEEQRQREIEEQKLREEQRQREIEEQKLREEEQRREIEEQKLHEEQRQKEIEEQKLHEEEQRQREIEDQKLREEEQRRREIEEQELREEQKQREIEQKLHKEEQKQREMEEQKLREEEEKQRETEEQKLQDEEKRQKLEGGKLSKEEQQCHELKRENVCHFEEGVGEEVKQNRELEKQHHEKVNLKTEKEEKCLETKEMFQSEEKGKLHFSAAGNKQSNEEAQRKDLEKQCQHKVKRQSNLQNTQSEDEERQNDDKVISKEEQQSLQALEEQQRREELRWKELDERQTTSQPFSFQVASGEKQIIFPKVNLTPVTHPRKTTPSLETAVLHSSPKSSKGLTSSSYVPHTAILVTGAQLCGTAVDLKQIKDTACKSLLGFSEEKKTVDLPFIDKGSKSAPDMRSRIGKLKFNAGQSLDESRALNEWATIRAKILKSSNERLQEKERRVHGRLSDDWTTCKVPSAHGSLRKTLSANAKFSITPAWQKWADGNKVNDSVKGNIFHEKEKQNTPGENVPVANSIMDSSEPSRSLTSRDIDQDVTIDLKDGSQSENHSIRITDAAEGCKFAKDLPSFLVPSLPATPREERSPPQAQLPNGNRTAANVISQTEGMMDTSPFGIKLRRTHYSLRFHYEQQGEQKRKKRFSAGDSMGSIPAFLAAKGKESESCTVSGKQSSCTTNNKNSNILKDSLSSISDISQTGITHLSSADVAKHIKIKLAALSNEKLSSRPQTSQKPALTPTPTQFTAPPSPHSTLNKTDFIDIADHKNTKSSLDSDMTEEDEKNGTSVQTCRLKNEEETKDKKSLFPSINLPWRADKKTDSIQKEKPILQSRHSLDSSRLVDKVESAQPLWITLAMQKQKGFREQQASREERRQAREAKIAEKLIKGNIAVSSSTDIKAGTHYVSSLKKSTQDEEKKIATNIVSKVERREHLKKSATLPTSVTVEICDSVASTLPVKELPKRFSTPDAAPVSVEPAWLALAKRKAKAWSDCPQIIK
- the cracd gene encoding capping protein inhibiting regulator of actin dynamics isoform X2, producing the protein MQNVIVHEVECELEEKVQIHVENGQQHFKTVEGGKKEEKRHQNDEEQRCREDAKKYKWQEEDQTQYEFAEQKRLEEGQQQEGQKIREEEWRCREVEKQKLCEEEQRQRETEEQKLREEEQRQREIEEQKLCEEEQRQREVEERKLREEEQRRREIEEQKLCEEEQRQREIEEQKLLEEQRQREIEEQKLREEQRQREIEEQKLREEEQRREIEEQKLHEEQRQKEIEEQKLHEEEQRQREIEDQKLREEEQRRREIEEQELREEQKQREIEQKLHKEEQKQREMEEQKLREEEEKQRETEEQKLQDEEKRQKLEGGKLSKEEQQCHELKRENVCHFEEGVGEEVKQNRELEKQHHEKVNLKTEKEEKCLETKEMFQSEEKGKLHFSAAGNKQSNEEAQRKDLEKQCQHKVKRQSNLQNTQSEDEERQNDDKVISKEEQQSLQALEEQQRREELRWKELDERQTTSQPFSFQVASGEKQIIFPKVNLTPVTHPRKTTPSLETAVLHSSPKSSKGLTSSSYVPHTAILVTGAQLCGTAVDLKQIKDTACKSLLGFSEEKKTVDLPFIDKGSKSAPDMRSRIGKLKFNAGQSLDESRALNEWATIRAKILKSSNERLQEKERRVHGRLSDDWTTCKVPSAHGSLRKTLSANAKFSITPAWQKWADGNKVNDSVKGNIFHEKEKQNTPGENVPVANSIMDSSEPSRSLTSRDIDQDVTIDLKDGSQSENHSIRITDAAEGCKFAKDLPSFLVPSLPATPREERSPPQAQLPNGNRTAANVISQTEGMMDTSPFGIKLRRTHYSLRFHYEQQGEQKRKKRFSAGDSMGSIPAFLAAKGKESESCTVSGKQSSCTTNNKNSNILKDSLSSISDISQTGITHLSSADVAKHIKIKLAALSNEKLSSRPQTSQKPALTPTPTQFTAPPSPHSTLNKTDFIDIADHKNTKSSLDSDMTEEDEKNGTSVQTCRLKNEEETKDKKSLFPSINLPWRADKKTDSIQKEKPILQSRHSLDSSRLVDKVESAQPLWITLAMQKQKGFREQQASREERRQAREAKIAEKLIKGNIAVSSSTDIKAGTHYVSSLKKSTQDEEKKIATNIVSKVERREHLKKSATLPTSVTVEICDSVASTLPVKELPKRFSTPDAAPVSVEPAWLALAKRKAKAWSDCPQIIK
- the cracd gene encoding capping protein inhibiting regulator of actin dynamics isoform X4; amino-acid sequence: MDSTKGNSEVDGSSRSALEECTQQEIQLPGLGFKVPTPRSSRPTSTLPSASSGGTIESINLDAVPQSLSRLDNSAARHKLSVKPRNQRVSKKRGRLARDMQNVIVHEVECELEEKVQIHVENGQQHFKTVEGGKKEEKRHQNDEEQRCREDAKKYKWQEEDQTQYEFAEQKRLEEGQQQEGQKIREEEWRCREVEKQKLCEEEQRQRETEEQKLREEEQRQREIEEQKLCEEEQRQREVEERKLREEEQRRREIEEQKLCEEEQRQREIEEQKLLEEQRQREIEEQKLREEQRQREIEEQKLREEEQRREIEEQKLHEEQRQKEIEEQKLHEEEQRQREIEDQKLREEEQRRREIEEQELREEQKQREIEQKLHKEEQKQREMEEQKLREEEEKQRETEEQKLQDEEKRQKLEGGKLSKEEQQCHELKRENVCHFEEGVGEEVKQNRELEKQHHEKVNLKTEKEEKCLETKEMFQSEEKGKLHFSAAGNKQSNEEAQRKDLEKQCQHKVKRQSNLQNTQSEDEERQNDDKVISKEEQQSLQALEEQQRREELRWKELDERQTTSQPFSFQVASGEKQIIFPKVNLTPVTHPRKTTPSLETAVLHSSPKSSKGLTSSSYVPHTAILVTGAQLCGTAVDLKQIKDTACKSLLGFSEEKKTVDLPFIDKGSKSAPDMRSRIGKLKFNAGQSLDESRALNEWATIRAKILKSSNERLQEKERRVHGRLSDDWTTCKVPSAHGSLRKTLSANAKFSITPAWQKWADGNKVNDSVKGNIFHEKEKQNTPGENVPVANSIMDSSEPSRSLTSRDIDQDVTIDLKDGSQSENHSIRITDAAEGCKFAKDLPSFLVPSLPATPREERSPPQAQLPNGNRTAANVISQTEGMMDTSPFGIKLRRTHYSLRFHYEQQGEQKRKKRFSAGDSMGSIPAFLAAKGKESESCTVSEKPILQSRHSLDSSRLVDKVESAQPLWITLAMQKQKGFREQQASREERRQAREAKIAEKLIKGNIAVSSSTDIKAGTHYVSSLKKSTQDEEKKIATNIVSKVERREHLKKSATLPTSVTVEICDSVASTLPVKELPKRFSTPDAAPVSVEPAWLALAKRKAKAWSDCPQIIK
- the cracd gene encoding capping protein inhibiting regulator of actin dynamics isoform X3 translates to MDSTKGNSEVDGSSRSALEECTQQEIQLPGLGFKVPTPRSSRPTSTLPSASSGGTIESINLDAVPQSLSRLDNSAARHKLSVKPRNQRVSKKRGRLARDMQNVIVHEVECELEEKVQIHVENGQQHFKTVEGGKKEEKRHQNDEEQRCREDAKKYKWQEEDQTQYEFAEQKRLEEGQQQEGQKIREEEWRCREVEKQKLCEEEQRQRETEEQKLREEEQRQREIEEQKLCEEEQRQREVEERKLREEEQRRREIEEQKLCEEEQRQREIEEQKLLEEQRQREIEEQKLREEQRQREIEEQKLREEEQRREIEEQKLHEEQRQKEIEEQKLHEEEQRQREIEDQKLREEEQRRREIEEQELREEQKQREIEQKLHKEEQKQREMEEQKLREEEEKQRETEEQKLQDEEKRQKLEGGKLSKEEQQCHELKRENVCHFEEGVGEEVKQNRELEKQHHEKVNLKTEKEEKCLETKEMFQSEEKGKLHFSAAGNKQSNEEAQRKDLEKQCQHKVKRQSNLQNTQSEDEERQNDDKVISKEEQQSLQALEEQQRREELRWKELDERQTTSQPFSFQVASGEKQIIFPKVNLTPVTHPRKTTPSLETAVLHSSPKSSKGLTSSSYVPHTAILVTGAQLCGTAVDLKQIKDTACKSLLGFSEEKKTVDLPFIDKGSKSAPDMRSRIGKLKFNAGQSLDESRALNEWATIRAKILKSSNERLQEKERRVHGRLSDDWTTCKVPSAHGSLRKTLSANAKFSITPAWQKWADGNKVNDSVKGNIFHEKEKQNTPGENVPVANSIMDSSEPSRSLTSRDIDQDVTIDLKDGSQSENHSIRITDAAEGCKFAKDLPSFLVPSLPATPREERSPPQAQLPNGNRTAANVISQTEGMMDTSPFGIKLRRTHYSLRFHYEQQGEQKRKKRFSAGDSMGSIPAFLAAKGKESESCTVSDMTEEDEKNGTSVQTCRLKNEEETKDKKSLFPSINLPWRADKKTDSIQKEKPILQSRHSLDSSRLVDKVESAQPLWITLAMQKQKGFREQQASREERRQAREAKIAEKLIKGNIAVSSSTDIKAGTHYVSSLKKSTQDEEKKIATNIVSKVERREHLKKSATLPTSVTVEICDSVASTLPVKELPKRFSTPDAAPVSVEPAWLALAKRKAKAWSDCPQIIK